One Rouxiella sp. S1S-2 genomic window, CTTTCTTGATATTGATGGATGAAATCGGGTCCATCACGATGCCAAGCTTAATCATCTTCTCTCCTTTAGAGACGGCTTCTAGCCCAAGTCGCCAAAACGCACCTGCAGGGCGGTTATGGCGGTGAGCGCTGTAGTTTCTGTGCGTAAAACGCGCGGTCCCAACAGGATATCAGTAAATCCGTAACCCGTGGTCATCGCAATTTCGTCGGCGGAAAGCCCGCCTTCAGGACCAATCAATAATCGCACACGTTCTACCGGCAGTGGCAGCGTATTTATGCTGTGGCTGGCGCGAGGGTGTAAATTTAGCTTCAAACTGTTGTCCGGCTCGGCGCACCACTGCTCGAGCGACATCGCTTCACGTATTTCAGGCACGCGGTTTCTTCCGCACTGCTCACAGGCGGCAATGGCGATTTTTTGCCACTGTTGCAGCTTTTTGGCCAGCCTTTCGCCGTCCAGTTTAACGCCACAGCGCTCTGAAAACAGCGGCGTGATGGTGTTTAC contains:
- the rsmE gene encoding 16S rRNA (uracil(1498)-N(3))-methyltransferase; the encoded protein is MRIPRIYHPEQLIAHSEVALSEDAANHVGRVLRMQPGQHVQLFDGSNQVFNANITRVDKKSVHVQLADAELADNESPLNLHLGQVISRGEKMEFTIQKSIELGVNTITPLFSERCGVKLDGERLAKKLQQWQKIAIAACEQCGRNRVPEIREAMSLEQWCAEPDNSLKLNLHPRASHSINTLPLPVERVRLLIGPEGGLSADEIAMTTGYGFTDILLGPRVLRTETTALTAITALQVRFGDLG